Proteins from a genomic interval of Ficedula albicollis isolate OC2 chromosome 9, FicAlb1.5, whole genome shotgun sequence:
- the THPO gene encoding thrombopoietin isoform X1, with product MQGRSPQPSMELNRLLLLTSFLLHVKEDRASPTRLVCDNRLIQKYIVEAKDMEKGVGQCQALPPLSCPAVLPLVDFTFQQWKSKSNETKRREILCDLALLVGAAAAAQGQVSNECGARQLSQLYRHANSFFLLLQTFSWEVRAPHMNQTTLAQVPAGLGWEQWCLSPLCPTLAPQAGHWEPSCSPHSMEQTHITSIFLTYRQLVQGKLSFFFYDLAKILCKQGQGDSRDPPCGAR from the exons ATGCAGGGCCGAAGCCCCCAGCCGAGCATGGAGCTGAACA GACTGCTCCTCCTCACATCCTTCCTCCTGCACGTGAAAGAGGACCGTGCCAGCCCAACACGGCTGGTCTGTGACAACAGACTCATCCAGAAATATATCGTGGAGGCCAAGGACATGGAAAAGGGAGTG GGCCAGTGCCAGGCCCTGCCTCCActcagctgccctgcagtgctgcccttgGTGGACTTCACTTTCCAGCAGTGGAAATCCAAATCg AACGAGACCAAGCGGCGGGAGATCCTGTGTGACCTGGCCCTGCtggtgggtgctgcagcagcgGCCCAGGGCCAGGTGAGCAACGAGTGTGGGgccaggcagctcagccagctTTACCGACATGCCAACtccttcttcctgctcctgcagaccTTCAGCTGGGAGGTGAGAGCTCCCCACATGAACCAGaccaccctggcacaggtgccagctgggctgggttgggAGCAATGGTGTTTGTCACCCCTCTGTCCCACTCTCGCCCCTCAGGCAGGACACTGGGAGCCGAGCTGCTCCCCACACTCCATGGAGCAGACCCACATCACCAGCATTTTCCTCACCTACCGGCAGCTGGTACAGGGCAAGTTGAGCTTCTTCTTCTACGACCTGGCCAAGATCTTGTGCAAGCAaggacagggggacagcagAGACCCTCCATGCGGGGCCCGGTGA
- the CHRD gene encoding chordin, with protein MRCVICHCEPRNHRGKPVGKVNCKNMKQDCPVPACPRATLLPGHCCHTCPKGPPEKSPALRFDTFEYFQDKEDDLDKPYNDRSYLSSEGLARDDARTEFMALLTSGPEPWHPTSSAVAKARFTLLRSSLLFSISYERLGRPSRVRFSDPEGNVLFEHPVQKSAAPEDGMLCGMWRTVSKANVQLLRGEQLRVSLVTRAQPSGEVHGHILKHRALFAETFGAILTSSDPLHLGAGGMAMLTLSDTENNLHFILMARGLLEPGARESPWVPLRVRILHQGQTLREVHANITVEDPDFAEVLNDLSAQELQWLVQGQLRIVAETEGRHARRLAGTISTRRSCDTIQSVLCGADALQPTKTGAVGSAKLALHENGTLEYQVQVVGTASEVVGITLETKPRRKSKRNVLFDMTASYKDGLAWGAWQSPSARDAHMLLQNELFLNVATKDWAEGELRGQIISLPYSGLLARYTEMPVALAGQLVSPPVHSGAGGHAWLSLDEHCHLHYEISVAGLGRPSDGTVSAHIHGVAELGEMGTRPHQHKRLLKGFYSTEAQGVVKDLDADLLQHLAQGTAFLQVSTKAHPSGEMRGRVHIPNHCHAGGTRLAPGEALGQAELSESSKTRDLEQLKKDPNSCFFEGQYRAHGTRWAPDYDKKCSICSCQKRTVICDPILCQPLNCTQQVHPEELCCPICEEKKTEQEELKLERARDSSEGCYFDGDKTWRGSGTRWHPVVPPFGLIKCAICTCKGTTGEVHCEKVQCPRLTCANPVRASPSDCCKQCPAPEKSVPELADSMQADAPRACRFGRRWYLNNESWHPSVPPFGEMKCILCWCVPLFLLPSRGRRTASGRSVPRPPAPALPRGTTPAVPNAVPWMPPQTHGRRSTMPRWSHGATEQ; from the exons ATGCGCTGCGTTATCTGTCACTGCGAGCCG AGGAACCACCGGGGGAAGCCCGTGGGGAAAGTGAACTGCAAGAACATGAAGCAGGACTGCCCCGTGCCTGCCTGTCCCCGGGCCACACTGCTGCCTGGACACTGCTGCCACACCTGCCCCAAAG GCCCCCCAGAGAAGAGCCCTGCACTCCGCTTTGACACCTTCGAGTACTTCCAGGACAAGGAGGATGACTTGGACAAGCCCTACAACGACCGCTCCTACCTCAGCTCTGAGGGCCTGGCTCGCGATGATGCCCGCACAG AGTTCATGGCCTTGCTGACGAGTGGCCCAGAGCCATGGCACCCCACATCCAGCGCCGTGGCCAAGGCTCGCTTCACCCTGCTGCgctcctccctgctcttctccatcAGCTACGAGCG GCTGGGGCGGCCGAGCCGGGTGCGTTTCAGTGACCCCGAGGGTAACGTGCTGTTTGAACACCCCGTGCAGAAGAGCGCTGCCCCCGAGGACGGCATG CTCTGCGGAATGTGGAGGACGGTGTCCAAAGCCAACGTCCAGCTGCTGCGGGGAGAACAACTCCGTGTGTCCCTCGTCACCCGGGCACAGCCCTCTGGAGAGGTCCACGGGCACATCCTCAAGCACCGGGCACTGTTCGCAG agaCATTCGGTGCCATCCTGACCTCGTCGGACCCCTTgcacctgggtgctgggggCATGGCCATGCTGACACTGAGCGACACCGAGAACAACCTGCACTTCATCCTCATGGCCcgggggctgctggagcctggagcaAGGG AATCCCCGTGGGTCCCACTGAGGGTCCGCATCCTGCACCAGGGCCAGACGCTACGGGAGGTCCACGCCAACATCACCGTGGAG gaccctgaCTTTGCAGAGGTGCTGAATGATCTgtctgcccaggagctgcagtggctggTGCAGGGGCAGCTCCGCATCGTGGCTGAGACGGAGGGCCGGCACGCACGGCGGCTGGCTGGCACCATCAGCACCCGCCGCAGCTGTGACA CCATCCAAAGTGTGCTATGCGGAGCAGACGCTTTGCAGCCGACCAAGACCGGGGCTGTGGGCTCAGCCAAACTGGCACTGCATGAGAATGGTACCCTGGAGTACCAG GTGCAGGTGGTGGGCACTGCCAGCGAGGTGGTGGGCATCACACTGGAGACCAAACCCCGGCGGAAAAGCAAGAGGAACGTCCTGTTTGACATGACAGCCAGCTACAAGGATGGGCTG GCCTGGGGTgcctggcagagccccagcgCCCGCGACGCCCACATGCTTCTACAAAATGAGCTCTTCCTCAACGTGGCCACCAAAGACTGGGCAGAGGGTGAGCTGCGGGGTCAGATCATCTCCCTGCCCTACAGTGGACTGCTGGCCCGCTACACAG AGATGCCCGTGGcgctggcagggcagctggtGTCCCCCCCAGTGCACAGTGGTGCCGGGGGGCATGCCTGGCTCTCGCTGGATGAGCACTGCCACCTGCACTACGAGATCTCGGTGGCGGGGCTGGGACGCCCAAGCGACGGCACCGTCAGTGCCCACATCCATGGGGTGGCCGAGCTGGGGGAGATGGGCACCCGCCCCCACCAGCACAAGCGCCTGCTGAAAGGCTTCTACAGCACTGAG GCTCAGGGGGTGGTGAAGGACCTGGATGCCGACCTGCTGCaacacctggcacagggcactgctttCCTGCAAGTCAGCACCAAAGCACACCCCAGTGGGGAGATGCGGGGCCGG GTGCACATTCCCAACCACTGCCATGCAGGAGGGACCCGCCTGGCCCCAGGGGAGGCCCTGGGGCAGGCTGAGCTCTCTGAAAGCAGCAAGACCAGggacctggagcagctgaagaagGACCCCAACTCCTGCTTCTTTGAGGGTCAGTACCGGGCACATGGCACCCGCTGGGCACCTGACTATGACAAGAAGTGCTccatctgcagctgccag aagCGCACAGTGATCTGCGACCCCATCTTGTGCCAGCCCCTCAACTGTACCCAGCAGGTGCACCCCgaagagctgtgctgccccatCTGTGAAG AGAAGAagacagagcaggaagagctgaagCTGGAGCGGGCACGGGACAGTAGCGAGG gCTGCTACTTTGATGGTGACAAGACATGGCGAGGCTCTGGCACTCGCTGGCACCCTGTCGTGCCCCCGTTTGGCCTCATCAAATGTGCCATTTGTACCTGCAAG ggcaccaCAGGTGAAGTGCACTGCGAGAAGGTGCAGTGCCCACGGCTCACCTGTGCCAACCCCGTGCGCGCCAGCCCCTCTGACTGCTGCAAGCAGTGCCCAG ccccagagaaGAGTGTCCCGGAGCTGGCTGACTCCATGCAGGCAGATGCACCGCGGGCGTGCCGCTTTGGGCGCCGCTGGTACCTCAACAACGAGAGCTGGCACCCGTCCGTGCCCCCCTTCGGAGAAATGAAGTGTATCCTGTGCTGGTGTGTG CCCCTCTTTCTGCTCCCCAGTCGGGGGAGACGCACTGCCAGCGGCAGGAGTGTCCCCCGTCCGCCTGCGCCAGCCCTGCCACGAGGGACAACCCCTGCTGTGCCAAATGCCGTG ccctggatgCCCCCTCAGACACACGGGAGAAGGTCCACGATGCCAAGGTGGAGTCACGGAGCCACTGAGCAGTGA
- the CLCN2 gene encoding chloride channel protein 2 isoform X1: MASESEAQRALQYEQTLMYGRYTQDLGTFAKDEAARLRLQEGDTPRPRRPSELLEYSQGRCAPCRVCALQCQRFLISKVGEDWVFLILLGLVMALVSWAMDFAIATCLQAQKWMYGGLDTNVLLQYMAWVTYPTVLITFSAGFTQILAPQAVGSGIPEMKTILRGVVLKEYLTLKTFVAKVIGLTCALGSGMPLGKEGPFVHIASMCAALLSRFLSLFGGFYENEARNIEMLAAACAVGVGCCFAAPIGGVLFSIEVTSTFFAVRNYWRGFFAATFSAFIFRVLAVWNKDEETITALFKTRFRLDFPFDLQELPAFAVIGIASGFGGALFVYLNRKIVQFMRRQKTINRFLMKKRLLFPALVTLIISTLTFPPGFGQFMAGQLTQKDTLVTLFDNQTWAKQGINDEFEYLGILEAWRHPRSNVFVTLVVFILMKFWMSALATTIPVPCGAFMPVFVIGAAFGRLVGESMAAWFPDGIHTDSNIYRIVPGGYAVVGAAALSGAVTHTVSTAVIVFELTGQISHILPVMIAVILANAVAQSLQPSLYDSIIRIKKLPYLPELGWGHHEKYNVRVEDIMVRDIRYVTLNCKYRDLQQVLHSTKMKNLPLVESAESMILLGSIERAQVGALLSSQLSPQRRLMTLRQKVLSEDGHRLSDSSIRFQISTETSSGTPARPALRKPLKPALKRVPSSPPDSPPAGSTDHAGIALKSLFCANATEPTEAHATAYHKAKRVRISIVEEMILGDKMTPAEILEWEEQQLDQLVDFSSAKIDPAPFQLVEHTSLHKTHTIFSLLGLDHAFVTSIGRLVGMVSLKELRKAIEGSLTGKGVKVRPPLASFRDSTASATEADTTALRQLWDRHQHHHMPREAGPGGDEDDDTPKGE, encoded by the exons ATGGCCTCCGAGAGCGAGGCGCAGCGGGCGCTGCAGTACGAGCAGACCTTG ATGTATGGGCGTTACACGCAGGACTTGGGCACCTTTGCCAAGGATGAGGCAGCGCGGCTGCGGCTGCAGGAGGGGGACacgccccggccccgccgcccctCCGAGCTGCTGGAGTACAGCCAGGGCCGCTGTGCCCCCTGTCGTG TCTGCGCCTTGCAGTGCCAGCGGTTCCTCATCTCCAAGGTGGGCGAGGACTGGGTTTTCCTCATACTGCTGGGACTGGTCATGGCACTGGTCAGCTGGGCCATGGATTTCGCCATCGCCACGTGCCTCCAAG CTCAGAAGTGGATGTACGGGGGCCTGGACACCAACGTGCTGCTGCAGTACATGGCCTGGGTCACCTACCCCACTGTGCTCATCACCTTCTCAGCTGGCTTCACCCAGATCCTTGCCCCCCAGGCCGTGG GCTCAGGGATTCCTGAGATGAAGACCATCCTGCGGGGTGTTGTGCTGAAGGAGTACCTCACCCTCAAGACCTTTGTGGCCAAGGTGATTGGACTGACGTGTGCCCTGGGCAGCGGCATGCCCCTGGGCAAGGAG GGTCCCTTTGTCCACATTGCCAGCATGTGCGCAGCCCTGCTCAGCCGCTTCCTCTCCCTCTTTGGGGGCTTCTACGAG AATGAGGCAAGAAACATTGAaatgctggcagctgcctgcgCTGTCGGTGTTGGCTGCTGCTTCGCCGCCCCCATCGGAG GCGTCCTCTTCAGCATCGAGGTCACCTCGACCTTCTTTGCCGTCCGCAACTACTGGCGCGGCTTCTTCGCTGCCACCTTCAGCGCCTTCATCTTCCGTGTCCTTGCTGTCTGGAACAAGGATGAAG AGACAATCACGGCACTGTTCAAAACCCGCTTCCGCCTCGACTTCCCCTTCgacctgcaggagctgcctgccttTGCCGTCATCGG GATCGCCAGCGGTTTTGGGGGCGCGCTCTTCGTCTACCTCAACCGCAAGATTGTGCAGTTCATGCGCCGCCAGAAGACCATCAACCGCTTCCTCATGAAGAA GCgcctgctcttccctgccctggtgACGCTGATCATCTCCACGCTGACCTTCCCGCCCGGCTTTGGACAGTTCATGGCTGGCCAG CTCACCCAGAAGGACACCCTGGTGACACTGTTTGACAACCAGACGTGGGCCAAGCAGGGGATCAATGATGAGTTCGAATACTTGGGCATCCTGGAGGCCTGGCGCCATCCCCGCTCCAACGTCTTCGTCACACTTGTTGTCTTCATCCTCATGAAG TTCTGGATGTCAGCCTTGGCCACTACCATCCCGGTGCCCTGTGGAGCCTTCATGCCTGTCTTCGTCATTG gggCAGCCTTTGGGCGCCTGGTGGGGGAGAGCATGGCAGCCTGGTTCCCTGATGGCATCCACACAGACAGCAACATCTACCGCATCGTGCCGGGGGGCTACGCCGTGGTGG GGGCAGCCGCACTGTCGGGTGCTGTCACCCACACGGTGTCCACGGCTGTCATCGTCTTCGAGCTGACGGGGCAGATCTCACACATCCTGCCTGTCATGATCGCTGTCATCCTGGCCAATGCCGTCGCCCAGAGCCTCCAGCCCTCCCTCTATGACAGCATCATCCGCATCAAGAAGCTTCCCTAcctccctgagctgggctggggccaCCACGA GAAATACAACGTGCGGGTGGAGGACATCATGGTGCGGGATATCCGCTACGTCACCCTCAACTGCAAGTACCGGGACCTGCAGCAGGTCCTGCACAGCACCAAGATGAAGAACCTGCCTCTGGTGGAGTCAGCTG AGTCCATGATCCTGCTGGGCTCCATCGAGCGGGCGCAGGTGGgggccctgctcagcagccagctcagcccGCAGCGCCGGCTCATGACGCTGCGGCAGAAGGTGCTGTCCGAGGATGGGCACCGGCTCTCCGATTCCAGCATCCGCTTCCAG ATCAGCACAGAGACCTCCTCGGGCACCCCTGCCCGCCCTGCGCTCCGCAAGCCCCTGAAGCCGGCGCTGAAGCGGGTGCCCAGCAGCCCACCTGACAGCCCCCCAG ctggcagcactgaccACGCTGGCATCGCCCTCAAGAGCCTCTTCTGTGCCAACGCCACAGAGCCCACCGAG GCCCACGCCACAGCCTATCACAAGGCCAAACGCGTCCGCATTTCCATTGTG GAGGAGATGATTCTGGGAGACAAGATGACCCCAGCAGag ATCCTGGAGTGGGAAGAACAGCAGCTGGACCAGCTGGTGGACTTCAGCAGTGCCAAGATCGACCCTGCACCCTTCCAGCTGGTGGAGCACACCTCCCTGCATAAG ACCCACACCATCTTTTCTCTGCTGGGCCTGGACCACGCATTCGTCACCAGCATCGGGCGGCTGGTGGGCATGGTGTCCCTCAAGGAG CTGCGCAAGGCCATCGAGGGCTCGCTGACGGGCAAGGGGGTGAAGGTGCGCCCGCCGCTCGCCAGCTTCCGCGACAGCACGGCCAGCGCCACCGAGGCCGACACCACCGCCCTGCGCCAGCTCTGGGACCgccaccagcaccaccacatGCCCCGCGAGGCCGGCCCTGGGGGCGACGAGGATGACGACACCCCCAAGGGCGAGTGA
- the CLCN2 gene encoding chloride channel protein 2 isoform X2, whose amino-acid sequence MASESEAQRALQYEQTLMYGRYTQDLGTFAKDEAARLRLQEGDTPRPRRPSELLEYSQGRCAPCRVCALQCQRFLISKVGEDWVFLILLGLVMALVSWAMDFAIATCLQAQKWMYGGLDTNVLLQYMAWVTYPTVLITFSAGFTQILAPQAVGSGIPEMKTILRGVVLKEYLTLKTFVAKVIGLTCALGSGMPLGKEGPFVHIASMCAALLSRFLSLFGGFYENEARNIEMLAAACAVGVGCCFAAPIGGVLFSIEVTSTFFAVRNYWRGFFAATFSAFIFRVLAVWNKDEETITALFKTRFRLDFPFDLQELPAFAVIGIASGFGGALFVYLNRKIVQFMRRQKTINRFLMKKRLLFPALVTLIISTLTFPPGFGQFMAGQLTQKDTLVTLFDNQTWAKQGINDEFEYLGILEAWRHPRSNVFVTLVVFILMKFWMSALATTIPVPCGAFMPVFVIGAAFGRLVGESMAAWFPDGIHTDSNIYRIVPGGYAVVGAAALSGAVTHTVSTAVIVFELTGQISHILPVMIAVILANAVAQSLQPSLYDSIIRIKKLPYLPELGWGHHEKYNVRVEDIMVRDIRYVTLNCKYRDLQQVLHSTKMKNLPLVESAESMILLGSIERAQVGALLSSQLSPQRRLMTLRQKVLSEDGHRLSDSSIRFQISTETSSGTPARPALRKPLKPALKRVPSSPPDSPPAGSTDHAGIALKSLFCANATEPTEEEMILGDKMTPAEILEWEEQQLDQLVDFSSAKIDPAPFQLVEHTSLHKTHTIFSLLGLDHAFVTSIGRLVGMVSLKELRKAIEGSLTGKGVKVRPPLASFRDSTASATEADTTALRQLWDRHQHHHMPREAGPGGDEDDDTPKGE is encoded by the exons ATGGCCTCCGAGAGCGAGGCGCAGCGGGCGCTGCAGTACGAGCAGACCTTG ATGTATGGGCGTTACACGCAGGACTTGGGCACCTTTGCCAAGGATGAGGCAGCGCGGCTGCGGCTGCAGGAGGGGGACacgccccggccccgccgcccctCCGAGCTGCTGGAGTACAGCCAGGGCCGCTGTGCCCCCTGTCGTG TCTGCGCCTTGCAGTGCCAGCGGTTCCTCATCTCCAAGGTGGGCGAGGACTGGGTTTTCCTCATACTGCTGGGACTGGTCATGGCACTGGTCAGCTGGGCCATGGATTTCGCCATCGCCACGTGCCTCCAAG CTCAGAAGTGGATGTACGGGGGCCTGGACACCAACGTGCTGCTGCAGTACATGGCCTGGGTCACCTACCCCACTGTGCTCATCACCTTCTCAGCTGGCTTCACCCAGATCCTTGCCCCCCAGGCCGTGG GCTCAGGGATTCCTGAGATGAAGACCATCCTGCGGGGTGTTGTGCTGAAGGAGTACCTCACCCTCAAGACCTTTGTGGCCAAGGTGATTGGACTGACGTGTGCCCTGGGCAGCGGCATGCCCCTGGGCAAGGAG GGTCCCTTTGTCCACATTGCCAGCATGTGCGCAGCCCTGCTCAGCCGCTTCCTCTCCCTCTTTGGGGGCTTCTACGAG AATGAGGCAAGAAACATTGAaatgctggcagctgcctgcgCTGTCGGTGTTGGCTGCTGCTTCGCCGCCCCCATCGGAG GCGTCCTCTTCAGCATCGAGGTCACCTCGACCTTCTTTGCCGTCCGCAACTACTGGCGCGGCTTCTTCGCTGCCACCTTCAGCGCCTTCATCTTCCGTGTCCTTGCTGTCTGGAACAAGGATGAAG AGACAATCACGGCACTGTTCAAAACCCGCTTCCGCCTCGACTTCCCCTTCgacctgcaggagctgcctgccttTGCCGTCATCGG GATCGCCAGCGGTTTTGGGGGCGCGCTCTTCGTCTACCTCAACCGCAAGATTGTGCAGTTCATGCGCCGCCAGAAGACCATCAACCGCTTCCTCATGAAGAA GCgcctgctcttccctgccctggtgACGCTGATCATCTCCACGCTGACCTTCCCGCCCGGCTTTGGACAGTTCATGGCTGGCCAG CTCACCCAGAAGGACACCCTGGTGACACTGTTTGACAACCAGACGTGGGCCAAGCAGGGGATCAATGATGAGTTCGAATACTTGGGCATCCTGGAGGCCTGGCGCCATCCCCGCTCCAACGTCTTCGTCACACTTGTTGTCTTCATCCTCATGAAG TTCTGGATGTCAGCCTTGGCCACTACCATCCCGGTGCCCTGTGGAGCCTTCATGCCTGTCTTCGTCATTG gggCAGCCTTTGGGCGCCTGGTGGGGGAGAGCATGGCAGCCTGGTTCCCTGATGGCATCCACACAGACAGCAACATCTACCGCATCGTGCCGGGGGGCTACGCCGTGGTGG GGGCAGCCGCACTGTCGGGTGCTGTCACCCACACGGTGTCCACGGCTGTCATCGTCTTCGAGCTGACGGGGCAGATCTCACACATCCTGCCTGTCATGATCGCTGTCATCCTGGCCAATGCCGTCGCCCAGAGCCTCCAGCCCTCCCTCTATGACAGCATCATCCGCATCAAGAAGCTTCCCTAcctccctgagctgggctggggccaCCACGA GAAATACAACGTGCGGGTGGAGGACATCATGGTGCGGGATATCCGCTACGTCACCCTCAACTGCAAGTACCGGGACCTGCAGCAGGTCCTGCACAGCACCAAGATGAAGAACCTGCCTCTGGTGGAGTCAGCTG AGTCCATGATCCTGCTGGGCTCCATCGAGCGGGCGCAGGTGGgggccctgctcagcagccagctcagcccGCAGCGCCGGCTCATGACGCTGCGGCAGAAGGTGCTGTCCGAGGATGGGCACCGGCTCTCCGATTCCAGCATCCGCTTCCAG ATCAGCACAGAGACCTCCTCGGGCACCCCTGCCCGCCCTGCGCTCCGCAAGCCCCTGAAGCCGGCGCTGAAGCGGGTGCCCAGCAGCCCACCTGACAGCCCCCCAG ctggcagcactgaccACGCTGGCATCGCCCTCAAGAGCCTCTTCTGTGCCAACGCCACAGAGCCCACCGAG GAGGAGATGATTCTGGGAGACAAGATGACCCCAGCAGag ATCCTGGAGTGGGAAGAACAGCAGCTGGACCAGCTGGTGGACTTCAGCAGTGCCAAGATCGACCCTGCACCCTTCCAGCTGGTGGAGCACACCTCCCTGCATAAG ACCCACACCATCTTTTCTCTGCTGGGCCTGGACCACGCATTCGTCACCAGCATCGGGCGGCTGGTGGGCATGGTGTCCCTCAAGGAG CTGCGCAAGGCCATCGAGGGCTCGCTGACGGGCAAGGGGGTGAAGGTGCGCCCGCCGCTCGCCAGCTTCCGCGACAGCACGGCCAGCGCCACCGAGGCCGACACCACCGCCCTGCGCCAGCTCTGGGACCgccaccagcaccaccacatGCCCCGCGAGGCCGGCCCTGGGGGCGACGAGGATGACGACACCCCCAAGGGCGAGTGA
- the LOC101820822 gene encoding heat shock protein beta-7-like: MASLSSASTFRSELLGAYGHSDPRFQGERRHGPFGARGQEAFGYPESPGTMYPCSLGTWVRAQGDTYQVVADVSQFEPPDIVVTTSNCHVAIQAEKVAEDGTVCDTFTHKCQLPEDTDPLSVSCTLTEAGTLVITVRRRASAGPGQPPQLLHRSEAML; encoded by the exons ATGGCATCGCTCAGCTCGGCCTCCACGTTCCGCTCCGAGCTGCTCGGGGCCTACGGGCACAGCGACCCCCGCTTCCAGGGCGAGCGGCGCCATGGGCCCTTCGGGGCGCGGGGACAGGAGGCCTTCGGGTACCCAG AGTCCCCAGGCACCATGTacccctgcagcctgggcacctGGGTGCGTGCCCAGGGTGACACCTACCAAGTGGTGGCCGACGTCAGCCAGTTTGAGCCCCCTGACATCGTGGTGACCACCTCCAACTGCCATGTGGCCATCCAGGCAGAAAAG gtGGCTGAGGATGGCACCGTCTGTGACACCTTCACCCACAAGTGCCAGCTGCCCGAGGACACGGACCCGCTGTCGGTGAGCTGCACCCTCACCGAGGCTGGCACGCTGGTCATCACCGTCCGGCGCCGCGCCAGCGCCGGCCCTGGGCAGCCCCCGCAGCTGCTGCACCGCAGCGAGGCCATGCTGTGA
- the THPO gene encoding thrombopoietin isoform X2 — MQGRSPQPSMELNRLLLLTSFLLHVKEDRASPTRLVCDNRLIQKYIVEAKDMEKGVGQCQALPPLSCPAVLPLVDFTFQQWKSKSNETKRREILCDLALLVGAAAAAQGQVSNECGARQLSQLYRHANSFFLLLQTFSWEAGHWEPSCSPHSMEQTHITSIFLTYRQLVQGKLSFFFYDLAKILCKQGQGDSRDPPCGAR; from the exons ATGCAGGGCCGAAGCCCCCAGCCGAGCATGGAGCTGAACA GACTGCTCCTCCTCACATCCTTCCTCCTGCACGTGAAAGAGGACCGTGCCAGCCCAACACGGCTGGTCTGTGACAACAGACTCATCCAGAAATATATCGTGGAGGCCAAGGACATGGAAAAGGGAGTG GGCCAGTGCCAGGCCCTGCCTCCActcagctgccctgcagtgctgcccttgGTGGACTTCACTTTCCAGCAGTGGAAATCCAAATCg AACGAGACCAAGCGGCGGGAGATCCTGTGTGACCTGGCCCTGCtggtgggtgctgcagcagcgGCCCAGGGCCAGGTGAGCAACGAGTGTGGGgccaggcagctcagccagctTTACCGACATGCCAACtccttcttcctgctcctgcagaccTTCAGCTGGGAG GCAGGACACTGGGAGCCGAGCTGCTCCCCACACTCCATGGAGCAGACCCACATCACCAGCATTTTCCTCACCTACCGGCAGCTGGTACAGGGCAAGTTGAGCTTCTTCTTCTACGACCTGGCCAAGATCTTGTGCAAGCAaggacagggggacagcagAGACCCTCCATGCGGGGCCCGGTGA